In a single window of the Pandoraea pulmonicola genome:
- a CDS encoding cold-shock protein: MATGTVKWFNDAKGFGFITPDEGGEDLFAHFSAIQMNGFKTLKEGQKVTFDVVQGPKGKQASNIQSPT; the protein is encoded by the coding sequence ATGGCAACCGGTACGGTCAAATGGTTTAACGATGCCAAGGGTTTTGGTTTCATCACGCCGGATGAGGGTGGCGAAGATCTGTTCGCTCACTTCTCGGCGATCCAGATGAACGGCTTCAAGACCCTGAAGGAAGGTCAGAAGGTGACGTTCGACGTCGTCCAGGGCCCGAAGGGCAAGCAGGCGTCGAACATTCAGTCGCCGACCTGA
- a CDS encoding LysR family transcriptional regulator yields the protein MDALHLIESFVLSAQAGSFSAAARRLGMTPAAVSKNVARLEARLGLRLFHRSTRSLTLTTGGERFLLDVDGPFAALADAFSRAAERESAPSGVLKVSVAHSFGRQYLVPLLGEFLARYPDIVPDWRFDNRSVDVVAEGFDAAIGGGIELTPGVIARRLAPTYAVICASPAYMAGRALPAHPSALASLDAVIRRSGTSGRLRAWELRNAIGERVNVEARTRMIFDDPEAMAHAVALGYGVALLPMPHAAPLLADGRIQRLLPGWYEEYGGVFIYYSNKKQLPLRTRVFVDHVAQAFEEQRLAACFDGR from the coding sequence ATGGACGCCTTGCATCTGATCGAATCGTTCGTGCTGAGCGCGCAGGCCGGAAGCTTCTCCGCGGCGGCGCGCCGGCTCGGGATGACGCCTGCGGCAGTGAGCAAGAACGTGGCGCGCCTGGAAGCCCGGCTCGGCCTGCGGCTGTTCCACCGCAGTACGCGCAGTCTCACGCTGACCACCGGGGGCGAGCGCTTCCTGCTCGACGTCGACGGACCGTTCGCCGCGCTCGCCGACGCCTTCTCGCGGGCAGCCGAGCGCGAGAGTGCACCGTCGGGCGTGCTCAAGGTGAGCGTTGCCCATTCCTTCGGCCGGCAGTATCTGGTGCCGCTGCTGGGGGAATTTCTGGCGCGCTATCCGGATATCGTCCCCGACTGGCGCTTCGACAACCGCAGCGTGGATGTCGTGGCAGAAGGTTTCGACGCCGCCATCGGCGGTGGCATCGAACTGACACCGGGCGTGATCGCGCGCCGCCTGGCGCCGACCTATGCCGTGATCTGCGCGTCGCCGGCGTACATGGCCGGACGCGCGCTCCCCGCGCATCCGTCGGCACTCGCATCGTTAGACGCCGTGATCCGTCGTTCGGGCACGAGCGGACGGCTACGCGCCTGGGAGCTGCGCAACGCCATCGGGGAACGAGTGAACGTCGAGGCCCGCACCCGCATGATCTTCGACGATCCGGAAGCGATGGCCCATGCCGTTGCGCTCGGCTACGGCGTGGCGCTGCTGCCGATGCCGCACGCGGCACCCCTGCTGGCCGATGGCCGCATTCAACGTCTGCTGCCGGGATGGTACGAGGAGTACGGCGGCGTTTTCATCTACTACTCGAACAAGAAGCAGTTGCCGCTGCGCACGCGGGTGTTCGTGGATCATGTCGCGCAGGCGTTCGAGGAACAACGCCTCGCGGCATGCTTCGATGGACGTTGA
- a CDS encoding HD-GYP domain-containing protein, which produces MPEDPAPMCGATSATSPSFFLPPETGRIGVRHDESHRYWLADARLMRSLPPAAWTLFRLAEHKRGGTATHMWRVGALAWRFAQSLGMSTVKAQALGLAAALHDTGKLCIPNAILEKPGRLTDEEMAVMRMHPQLGADVLSAIGGAACELASTVARSHHERYDGGGYPYGLSGNRIPLAGRIVALVDVFDALASHRPYRSALSPTQIVGAMLGERGRHFDPWLLDRFLERSLGAALEISSGAR; this is translated from the coding sequence ATGCCAGAAGACCCGGCGCCAATGTGCGGCGCCACCTCCGCAACTTCCCCCTCGTTTTTCCTCCCTCCCGAGACGGGCCGCATCGGTGTGCGGCACGACGAGTCGCATCGGTACTGGCTCGCCGATGCGCGTCTCATGCGCAGTCTGCCGCCCGCCGCCTGGACGCTGTTTCGCCTCGCCGAGCACAAGCGCGGCGGCACGGCCACGCATATGTGGCGCGTCGGCGCACTCGCATGGCGCTTCGCGCAGTCGTTGGGCATGTCCACCGTCAAGGCGCAAGCGCTCGGGCTTGCCGCCGCGTTGCACGACACCGGCAAGCTCTGCATTCCGAATGCAATTCTGGAGAAGCCCGGCAGACTCACCGACGAAGAGATGGCCGTGATGCGCATGCACCCGCAACTGGGCGCCGATGTCCTCAGTGCGATCGGCGGTGCGGCGTGTGAGTTGGCGTCCACGGTGGCGCGCTCGCATCACGAGCGTTATGACGGCGGTGGCTATCCATACGGGCTGTCCGGCAACCGGATTCCGTTGGCGGGGCGCATCGTCGCGCTGGTGGATGTGTTCGACGCGCTTGCAAGCCACCGCCCGTATCGCTCGGCGCTCAGCCCGACGCAGATCGTCGGCGCCATGCTCGGCGAGCGCGGACGCCACTTCGATCCCTGGTTGCTGGACCGTTTCCTGGAGCGCTCGCTAGGGGCGGCGCTGGAAATTTCGAGCGGCGCGCGCTAA
- a CDS encoding aromatic ring-hydroxylating dioxygenase subunit alpha — translation MVSTTPQTGPDPAQSEGRTASTIWPSDGSSRIPFRVYTDEQLYRRELEQCFYRNHWNYVGLEAEVPNPGDFKRTVIGERSVIVTRDANGGINVVENVCAHRGMKFCREKRGNRTDFHCPYHQWNYDLKGNLQGVPFRRGVKQDGKVNGGMPKDFRPEDHGLTKLKVATRGGVIFASFDHDVESLEAFLGPEICGYFDRLFNGRKLKLLGYNKQRIPGNWKLMQENIKDPYHPGLLHTWFVTFGLWRADNKSRLVMDAHGRHAAMISTRGQGGGGEVTSGVSSFKESMSLNDTRFLDIVQEDWWQGPTAVLMTLFPSVILQQQVNSVSTRHIQPRGHDSFDFVWTHFGFEDDTEEMTQRRLRQANLFGPAGFVSADDGEAIECSQEGFEQKPWHRVIAELGGTGVENTDHMVTETLIRGMYAYWRRVMDV, via the coding sequence ATCGTGAGTACAACACCGCAGACCGGGCCTGATCCGGCGCAAAGCGAAGGCCGGACGGCCTCGACGATCTGGCCGTCGGACGGCTCGAGCCGCATTCCGTTTCGCGTCTATACCGACGAGCAGCTGTACCGCCGCGAGCTGGAACAGTGCTTCTACCGCAACCATTGGAACTACGTGGGGCTGGAAGCCGAAGTGCCGAATCCCGGCGACTTCAAGCGCACGGTGATCGGCGAACGCTCGGTGATCGTCACGCGCGATGCGAACGGCGGGATCAACGTGGTCGAGAACGTCTGCGCACATCGCGGCATGAAGTTCTGTCGCGAAAAGCGGGGCAATCGCACCGACTTCCATTGCCCGTACCACCAGTGGAACTACGACCTGAAGGGCAACCTGCAGGGCGTGCCGTTCCGGCGCGGCGTCAAGCAGGACGGCAAGGTCAATGGCGGCATGCCCAAGGATTTCCGCCCGGAGGATCACGGTCTCACGAAACTGAAAGTGGCCACGCGCGGCGGTGTGATCTTCGCGTCGTTCGATCACGACGTGGAGTCGCTCGAGGCCTTCCTTGGGCCGGAGATCTGCGGCTACTTCGATCGGTTGTTCAACGGTCGCAAGCTCAAGCTGCTCGGCTACAACAAGCAGCGCATCCCGGGTAACTGGAAGCTGATGCAAGAGAATATCAAGGACCCGTATCACCCGGGCCTGCTGCACACGTGGTTCGTCACTTTCGGGCTCTGGCGTGCGGACAACAAGTCGCGCCTGGTGATGGACGCGCATGGGCGTCACGCCGCGATGATCTCCACGCGCGGGCAGGGCGGTGGCGGTGAAGTGACGTCGGGCGTGTCAAGCTTCAAGGAATCGATGTCGCTCAACGACACGCGTTTTCTCGACATCGTGCAGGAAGACTGGTGGCAAGGGCCGACGGCCGTGCTCATGACGCTCTTCCCGAGCGTGATTCTCCAGCAGCAGGTCAACTCGGTGTCCACGCGCCACATTCAGCCGCGCGGGCACGATTCGTTCGACTTCGTCTGGACACACTTCGGCTTCGAGGACGACACCGAGGAGATGACCCAGCGCCGGCTGCGCCAGGCCAACCTGTTCGGCCCGGCGGGATTCGTTTCCGCCGACGACGGCGAGGCGATCGAGTGCTCGCAGGAGGGATTCGAGCAGAAGCCGTGGCATCGCGTGATCGCCGAATTGGGCGGCACCGGCGTGGAGAACACGGATCACATGGTGACGGAGACCCTGATTCGCGGCATGTACGCCTACTGGCGCCGCGTCATGGATGTTTGA
- a CDS encoding DUF192 domain-containing protein, with the protein MALSPAAAIAQIKQPGQFPTVQLSAGMFVIKAEVAANEADREQGLMYRTTMPANAGMLFVFEQRAGHCFWMKNTNLPLSIAFLADDGTIVNIEDMAPQTEDNHCPRAAVRYALEMNQGWFKSKNIGPGAKISGLPR; encoded by the coding sequence ATGGCACTCTCCCCGGCTGCCGCCATCGCCCAGATCAAGCAGCCCGGGCAGTTCCCGACCGTCCAGCTCTCCGCCGGCATGTTTGTCATCAAGGCCGAAGTCGCCGCCAACGAGGCAGACCGCGAGCAGGGCCTGATGTACCGCACGACCATGCCGGCCAACGCCGGCATGCTCTTCGTCTTCGAACAACGTGCGGGCCACTGCTTCTGGATGAAGAACACGAACCTGCCGCTGTCGATTGCGTTTCTCGCCGACGATGGAACGATCGTGAACATCGAAGACATGGCCCCGCAGACCGAAGACAATCACTGCCCGCGTGCGGCGGTGCGTTATGCACTCGAAATGAATCAGGGCTGGTTCAAGAGCAAGAACATCGGCCCCGGCGCGAAAATCTCGGGCTTGCCGCGCTGA
- a CDS encoding 2Fe-2S iron-sulfur cluster-binding protein gives MQVHVQPLGERFEVAAGDNLLKALTDRQIPISHSCLSGRCGTCRCRVVSGDVRQVEGAEYRHHDADAQAARGERHVLACQATVQGDCEIELPELDEIVVHPAKILKATVLAIEPLTHDIKRLVLKPAKALSFSPGQYATLQFTPDHIRPYSMAGLAGDDTLEFHIRRVPGGAVTGYVDEQLKVGDAVRVSGPLGTSYLRTRHDGPMLCVAGGTGLAPVLSIVRGALARGMTNPIEIYVGARSPADVYGRDWLHALASRHEGIRLHVVTTTGAPDGPEAYGHGQRIGHVTDALAADFAVADALAGWRAYLCGAPPMVEAATRLLRERGVDPSHIHADAFYAKAA, from the coding sequence ATGCAAGTTCACGTGCAACCGCTCGGCGAGCGGTTCGAGGTCGCGGCCGGCGACAATCTGCTCAAAGCGCTGACCGACCGGCAGATCCCCATCTCCCACAGTTGCCTTTCCGGACGCTGCGGCACGTGCCGCTGTCGCGTGGTGTCGGGAGATGTTCGGCAGGTCGAGGGCGCCGAATACCGTCATCACGATGCCGACGCGCAAGCCGCGCGCGGCGAGCGCCATGTCCTCGCCTGTCAAGCCACCGTGCAGGGCGACTGCGAAATCGAGCTGCCGGAGCTCGACGAGATCGTGGTGCACCCGGCGAAGATCCTGAAGGCGACGGTTCTTGCCATCGAGCCGCTCACGCACGACATCAAGCGCCTGGTGCTCAAGCCGGCGAAGGCCTTGAGTTTTTCGCCCGGTCAATACGCCACGCTGCAGTTCACGCCCGATCACATCCGCCCGTATTCGATGGCCGGTCTTGCCGGTGACGACACGCTGGAATTCCACATCCGTCGCGTGCCGGGCGGCGCCGTTACCGGGTACGTCGACGAACAACTCAAGGTGGGCGACGCCGTGCGCGTGTCGGGGCCGCTCGGCACGTCGTATCTGCGAACGCGTCATGACGGTCCGATGCTCTGTGTCGCCGGCGGCACGGGCCTCGCGCCGGTGCTCTCGATCGTGCGCGGCGCGCTGGCGCGGGGCATGACCAATCCCATCGAAATTTACGTCGGCGCCCGCTCGCCGGCGGATGTCTATGGACGCGACTGGCTGCATGCGCTCGCATCGCGCCACGAGGGCATTCGCCTGCACGTCGTGACGACGACGGGCGCACCGGACGGACCGGAGGCATACGGCCACGGTCAGCGCATCGGTCACGTCACCGATGCGCTCGCCGCGGACTTCGCCGTCGCCGACGCGCTCGCTGGCTGGCGCGCGTACCTGTGCGGTGCACCGCCGATGGTCGAAGCGGCCACGCGGCTGTTGCGCGAGCGTGGGGTCGATCCGTCGCACATCCACGCGGACGCGTTCTACGCCAAGGCTGCATGA
- the sodB gene encoding superoxide dismutase [Fe], with protein MEHKLPELPYAIDALAPTISKETMEYHYGKHHQAYVTNLNNLIKGTEFENASLEDIIKKSSGGVFNNAAQVWNHTFFWNTLSPQGGGAPTGDLAKAIDAKFGSYDAFKEAFTKSAVGNFGSGWTWLVKKADGSVDIVNTSNAATPLTGTDKPLITIDVWEHAYYIDYRNARPKFVEAFWKLVNWEFAAKNFA; from the coding sequence ATGGAACACAAGCTCCCTGAACTGCCGTACGCCATCGATGCGCTGGCGCCGACCATCTCCAAGGAAACGATGGAGTATCACTACGGCAAGCATCACCAAGCCTATGTGACCAACTTGAACAACCTGATCAAGGGCACCGAATTCGAAAACGCCAGCCTCGAAGACATCATCAAGAAGTCGTCGGGCGGCGTGTTCAATAACGCGGCACAGGTGTGGAACCACACGTTCTTCTGGAACACCCTGTCGCCGCAGGGCGGCGGTGCGCCGACCGGCGATCTGGCCAAGGCCATCGACGCCAAGTTCGGTTCGTACGACGCCTTCAAGGAAGCCTTCACCAAGTCGGCCGTGGGCAACTTCGGCTCGGGCTGGACGTGGCTCGTGAAGAAGGCCGACGGTTCGGTCGACATCGTGAACACCAGCAACGCTGCCACGCCGCTCACCGGCACGGACAAGCCGCTGATCACGATCGACGTGTGGGAACACGCCTACTACATCGATTACCGCAATGCCCGTCCGAAGTTCGTCGAGGCATTCTGGAAACTGGTCAACTGGGAATTCGCCGCGAAGAACTTCGCGTAA
- a CDS encoding SDR family oxidoreductase — MATNFQGKVAFVTGGSRGIGAAIVQRFADEGAAVAFTYKGSKATAEALAARIQASGGRALALQADAADAAALTRAINDAAQQLGRIDILVNNAGVFSIAPVADLALEEFDRMLDVNVRSVFVASKAALAHMGDGGRIINIGSCNADRMAFVGGATYSMSKAALVGLVKGMARDLGPRGITVNNVQPGPTNTDMNPAAGEFAGGMHDLMALKRHARPEEIAAMVAYVASDEAGFVTGASLTIDGGYSA; from the coding sequence ATGGCAACGAATTTCCAGGGCAAGGTGGCTTTCGTGACGGGCGGTTCGCGCGGCATCGGCGCGGCCATCGTTCAGCGTTTCGCCGATGAGGGCGCTGCCGTCGCCTTCACCTACAAGGGCTCGAAGGCCACCGCCGAGGCGTTGGCCGCCCGTATCCAGGCATCGGGCGGCCGGGCCCTCGCGCTGCAGGCCGACGCCGCGGATGCGGCCGCTCTGACGCGCGCGATCAACGACGCCGCGCAGCAGCTCGGACGCATCGACATCCTCGTCAACAACGCCGGGGTGTTCTCGATAGCGCCGGTGGCCGATCTCGCGCTCGAAGAATTCGACCGGATGCTCGACGTGAACGTGCGCTCCGTGTTCGTCGCATCGAAGGCGGCGCTCGCGCACATGGGCGACGGTGGCCGCATCATCAACATCGGTTCGTGCAATGCGGATCGGATGGCCTTCGTGGGCGGCGCCACGTACTCGATGAGCAAGGCGGCGCTGGTCGGCCTGGTCAAGGGGATGGCGCGCGATCTGGGGCCGCGGGGCATCACCGTCAACAACGTGCAACCGGGGCCGACCAACACCGACATGAACCCGGCGGCAGGCGAGTTCGCTGGCGGCATGCACGACCTCATGGCGCTCAAGCGCCACGCCAGGCCGGAGGAAATCGCCGCAATGGTGGCCTACGTCGCCAGCGACGAAGCCGGCTTCGTGACCGGCGCGAGCCTGACGATCGACGGCGGCTACAGCGCCTGA
- a CDS encoding aromatic-ring-hydroxylating dioxygenase subunit beta, with protein sequence MVDFATFQAVVELNAAYAAALDAQQWDAWPEFFLDDCIYRIQPRENHEMGLPLATLSFESKGMLRDRIYGIRDTLFHDPYYQRHVIGLPAVRQIDVDTLHVEANYAVFRTKPDQLTDILSVGRYLDTVKRTGDGWKFASRLCIFDSEMIPNSLIYPI encoded by the coding sequence ATGGTCGATTTTGCAACGTTTCAGGCCGTGGTCGAACTCAATGCCGCCTATGCGGCGGCCCTCGACGCACAACAGTGGGACGCCTGGCCCGAATTCTTTCTGGACGACTGCATCTACCGGATTCAGCCACGCGAGAACCACGAGATGGGGCTGCCGCTCGCGACGCTGTCGTTCGAGAGCAAGGGCATGCTGCGCGATCGCATCTACGGGATTCGGGACACGCTGTTCCACGACCCGTACTACCAGCGTCACGTGATCGGGCTGCCCGCCGTCCGGCAGATCGATGTCGACACGCTGCATGTGGAAGCGAACTACGCGGTATTTCGCACGAAGCCGGATCAGCTCACCGACATCCTGTCGGTAGGGCGCTATCTGGACACCGTCAAACGCACCGGCGACGGCTGGAAATTCGCCTCCCGCCTGTGCATCTTCGACAGCGAGATGATCCCCAACTCGCTGATCTACCCGATCTGA
- a CDS encoding LysR family transcriptional regulator: MDLHSVDLNLLVVFQHLYNARRVSRVADALGVTQPAVSNSLARLRKLFNDELFIRTSRGMLPTPMAIELAEPVAAALDALHGVFNRQLAFDPATSQRAFRIAMTDIGEVHFLPKLMHALGERAPGITVSTVRNTAVNLQEEMAAGQVDLAVGHLPDLTAEFFQRRLFRQRYVCMFRPGHPLDRKGRNRMTREDFERAEQVMVVAAGTGHGQVDELMARAHVQRNIRLRVPHFVALADILHATDLIATVTEKFAQRSARHFGLRYVDHPLDLPDVQINLFWHARYHREPASQWMRTLLFDLFSE, encoded by the coding sequence ATGGACCTGCATTCCGTCGACCTGAACCTGCTGGTGGTTTTCCAGCATCTGTACAACGCGCGACGCGTCTCACGCGTGGCGGACGCGCTCGGCGTCACGCAGCCGGCCGTGAGCAATTCGCTCGCCCGCTTGCGAAAACTCTTCAACGACGAGTTGTTCATCCGGACTTCGCGGGGCATGCTGCCCACGCCGATGGCGATCGAGCTGGCAGAACCGGTGGCCGCCGCGCTCGACGCCCTGCATGGCGTCTTCAACCGTCAGCTCGCCTTCGATCCGGCCACGAGCCAGCGCGCGTTCCGGATCGCCATGACGGACATCGGTGAGGTGCACTTTCTTCCGAAGCTCATGCATGCGCTGGGCGAGCGGGCGCCGGGCATCACGGTCAGCACCGTGCGCAACACGGCGGTCAATTTGCAGGAGGAGATGGCGGCGGGTCAGGTGGACCTCGCCGTGGGGCACTTGCCGGACCTCACGGCCGAGTTCTTTCAGCGACGGCTGTTCCGCCAGCGCTATGTGTGCATGTTCCGGCCGGGGCATCCGCTCGACAGGAAAGGCCGCAACCGCATGACCCGCGAGGACTTCGAGCGCGCCGAGCAGGTGATGGTGGTCGCGGCGGGCACCGGACACGGGCAGGTCGACGAACTGATGGCCCGCGCGCACGTGCAGCGCAATATCCGGCTGCGCGTGCCCCACTTCGTGGCGCTCGCCGACATTCTTCACGCCACCGACCTGATCGCGACCGTGACGGAGAAGTTCGCGCAACGCAGCGCGCGGCATTTCGGGCTGCGTTACGTCGACCATCCGCTCGACCTGCCCGACGTGCAGATCAACCTCTTCTGGCATGCGCGCTACCACCGCGAGCCCGCGAGTCAGTGGATGCGCACGCTGCTCTTCGACCTGTTCTCTGAGTGA
- a CDS encoding VOC family protein, with amino-acid sequence MKVNRIVANLAAPSPQALQAAQRFYGELLGLDLLMDHGWIATYGNASKMTVQMSVATQGGNDTAVPDLSIEVDDIDGPDGALTRMRNAGIAIEYGPADEPWGVRRFYVRDPLGRLINILSHR; translated from the coding sequence ATGAAGGTCAATCGCATCGTTGCCAATCTTGCAGCGCCGTCGCCGCAAGCGTTGCAGGCGGCACAGCGCTTCTACGGCGAATTGCTGGGGCTGGATCTGCTGATGGATCACGGCTGGATCGCGACTTACGGCAATGCATCGAAGATGACGGTGCAGATGAGTGTGGCAACGCAAGGCGGCAACGACACCGCCGTGCCGGATCTGTCGATCGAAGTCGACGACATCGACGGTCCCGACGGTGCGCTCACGCGGATGCGGAACGCCGGCATCGCCATCGAATACGGCCCTGCCGACGAGCCGTGGGGCGTGCGGCGCTTCTATGTGCGCGACCCGCTCGGCCGGCTGATCAACATCCTCTCGCATCGATAG
- a CDS encoding pseudouridine synthase, with product MTLLALNKPFGTICQFSPHPTRPTLAEWVRRPGVYPAGRLDADSEGLLLLTDDGRLQARIAEPERKLPKTYWAQVEGAYDEAAVARLRGGLDLGDFVTLPCEAREIAEPDGLWLRDPPIRHRANIPTHWLEIKLVEGKNRQVRRMTAAVGKPTLRLVRVAIGPVDVFSLNLAPGQWCELPQQIFTFSSQRSTRSSR from the coding sequence ATGACACTTCTCGCGCTTAACAAACCCTTCGGCACCATCTGCCAGTTCTCGCCGCACCCCACGCGTCCCACGCTCGCCGAGTGGGTGCGGCGCCCTGGCGTCTATCCCGCCGGCAGGCTCGATGCCGACAGCGAAGGACTGCTGCTGCTCACCGACGATGGACGCTTGCAGGCACGCATTGCGGAGCCGGAGCGCAAGTTGCCCAAGACCTATTGGGCGCAGGTCGAAGGGGCCTACGACGAGGCGGCGGTTGCCCGCCTGCGCGGGGGCCTGGACCTGGGCGACTTCGTCACGTTGCCGTGCGAGGCGCGCGAAATTGCCGAGCCGGATGGCCTGTGGTTGCGCGATCCGCCCATCCGCCACCGGGCGAATATCCCGACGCACTGGCTCGAAATCAAACTCGTCGAAGGCAAGAATCGGCAGGTCCGGCGCATGACCGCCGCCGTGGGCAAACCGACGCTGCGCCTGGTGCGCGTGGCAATCGGCCCGGTCGACGTCTTTTCGTTGAACCTCGCGCCGGGCCAGTGGTGCGAGCTTCCGCAACAAATATTTACATTTTCCAGTCAACGCAGCACGCGCTCCTCTCGTTGA
- the icd gene encoding NADP-dependent isocitrate dehydrogenase, producing MSYQHIKVPAGGERITVNKDFSLNVPDNPIIPYIEGDGTGADITPVMIKVVDAAVEKAYGGKRKISWMEIYAGEKSTRVYGPDVWLPDETLEVVRDYVVSIKGPLTTPVGGGIRSLNVALRQQLDLYVCLRPVQYFKGVPSPVRQPEKIDMVIFRENSEDIYAGIEWEAESAGAKKLIAFLQDEMGVSKIRFPQTSGIGVKPVSREGTDRLVRKAIQYAIDNNRDSVTLVHKGNIMKFTEGAFRDWGYALAKKEFGATEIDGGPWCKVKHPKTGKDIVIKDSIADAFLQQILLRPAEYDVIATLNLNGDYISDALAAQVGGIGIAPGANLSDSVAMFEATHGTAPKYAGKDYVNPGSEILSAEMMLRHLGWTEAADLIIASMEKSILSKKVTYDFARLMEGATQVSCSGFGDVMIENM from the coding sequence ATGTCGTATCAGCACATCAAGGTACCGGCCGGCGGCGAGAGGATTACCGTCAACAAGGATTTCTCCCTTAACGTGCCGGACAATCCGATCATCCCGTACATCGAGGGTGATGGCACGGGCGCGGATATTACGCCGGTGATGATCAAGGTTGTCGATGCTGCCGTGGAAAAGGCGTACGGCGGCAAACGCAAGATCAGCTGGATGGAAATCTACGCGGGCGAGAAATCGACGCGCGTGTATGGGCCGGATGTGTGGCTGCCCGACGAAACGCTCGAGGTCGTGCGCGACTACGTCGTGTCGATCAAGGGGCCGCTGACGACGCCCGTCGGTGGCGGCATCCGTTCGCTGAACGTGGCGTTGCGTCAGCAGCTCGACCTGTACGTGTGCCTGCGTCCGGTGCAGTACTTCAAGGGCGTGCCGTCGCCGGTGCGTCAACCGGAGAAGATCGATATGGTGATCTTCCGCGAGAACTCCGAGGACATCTACGCAGGCATCGAGTGGGAGGCTGAATCGGCCGGCGCGAAGAAGCTCATCGCGTTCCTGCAGGATGAAATGGGCGTGAGCAAGATTCGCTTCCCGCAGACGTCCGGCATCGGCGTGAAGCCGGTGTCTCGCGAAGGTACGGACCGGCTGGTGCGCAAGGCGATCCAGTACGCCATCGACAACAATCGCGATTCGGTCACGCTCGTCCACAAGGGCAACATCATGAAGTTCACCGAAGGCGCGTTCCGCGATTGGGGCTACGCGCTCGCCAAGAAGGAATTCGGTGCGACGGAAATCGACGGCGGTCCGTGGTGCAAGGTCAAGCATCCGAAGACGGGCAAGGACATCGTGATCAAGGATTCGATTGCCGACGCCTTCCTCCAGCAGATTCTCCTGCGTCCCGCCGAATACGATGTGATCGCCACGCTCAACCTGAACGGCGACTACATCTCCGACGCGCTCGCCGCGCAGGTCGGCGGCATCGGTATCGCACCGGGCGCAAACCTGTCCGATTCCGTGGCGATGTTCGAAGCGACACACGGCACGGCTCCGAAGTACGCGGGCAAGGACTACGTGAATCCGGGCTCGGAGATTCTCTCGGCCGAGATGATGCTGCGTCACCTGGGCTGGACGGAAGCTGCCGATCTCATCATCGCGTCGATGGAGAAGTCGATCCTCTCGAAGAAGGTGACTTACGATTTTGCGCGTCTCATGGAAGGGGCGACGCAGGTGTCGTGCTCGGGCTTCGGCGACGTGATGATCGAGAACATGTAA
- a CDS encoding non-heme iron oxygenase ferredoxin subunit produces the protein MSGNWIEAASRDAIPEDDVIGVIVGGRDIALYGVQGEVFATDNVCTHGNARLCDGFLDGHEIECPLHQGRFDVRTGEAMCAPLTDAVRTYPIRIEAGKVYVDLG, from the coding sequence ATGAGCGGCAACTGGATTGAGGCGGCGTCGCGCGACGCCATTCCCGAGGACGATGTGATCGGCGTGATCGTCGGCGGACGGGATATCGCGCTGTATGGCGTGCAAGGCGAGGTTTTCGCGACCGACAACGTCTGCACACACGGCAACGCCCGGCTATGCGACGGATTTCTCGACGGCCACGAGATCGAGTGCCCACTGCATCAGGGCAGGTTTGACGTGCGAACCGGCGAGGCGATGTGTGCTCCGCTGACCGACGCGGTACGCACGTATCCGATCCGCATCGAGGCCGGCAAGGTGTACGTCGACCTGGGCTGA